In Candidatus Babeliales bacterium, the DNA window ATATCAAATACTATTTTTGCTTTAGAATTTTTTTTAATAATTTCTTGGGCAAATAACGCCAATAATTTATCACCTGAAACTAACTGTCCGGATTCCGTTACAGGTGCCATACGATCACAATCACCATCAAAACCTAAACCTATTTGAAAATTCTCTGATAACATTGCGGCTTTAACTGCTTGCATATTTTTTTCTATAATTGGATCTGCTTCATGATTAGGATAATTACCATCAACTTCTTCGAATAATAATGATACGTTCGGCCACTCCATTTTTTTTATAAGTGATGGCATCACCGTACCAGCAGCACCATTGCCACAATCGATTATAACAGATAATGGCATACCAACTAAATGTTGAAAATGATTTACAAGCCAATCGGTATACTCGGCGATAACATCATATTCTGTATAATTGCCAACATTCGTGCTTGCACAAAATTTTTTCTGTTTATACAAATGTTTAATTTCTTGAATTTGCGTACCCCAAACCGAATCTTTTCCCAAACAAATCTTAATACCATTATATTCTTTACCATTATGCGAAGCCGTAATCATTAGCCCGCCATCCACTGGCAAATTAAATAATGAAAAATAAACCACTGGCGTAGGGCATGTACCAACAAAAATTACATCTATACCACTATCTTGCAATGCACGACATACTTCTTCTTTTATTTCTGGTGAATGAATACGCCCATCAGCACCGACTGCAATTTTTTTGACGTTAGGATTTTGGTTTTTAAAATAACATGCTATTGCTCTTACTAAATCATAAACCTCTTTAATATATAATTCAGAACCCACCTTTCCTCTAATATCATATTGTCGGAAAATATGATCAACCATTCACACTCCTAATCTTGCCAAACTTATAAAAAGCTAAATTTACTATTTGTCCTCAAGTTCATTTTTTAATTGACAATTATTTATTCTATTGCCAAATTAAATAGGGTAGCTTATGCTTATGACTTTTTTATAATAAACAAATTGAGCTTTAATGGCGAGTGGTATGCATCTTAATCATTATATAGCCCAAGCGGGCATCTGTTCTCGGAGAAAAGCGGTTGATTTAATTAAAGAAAAAAAAATCTCAGTTAATAATCAAATCATCACTAATCCAAGTTATCAAGTAAAAGAAAATGATATTGTAAAATATCAAAAAAAAGTTATCTCCGCTCAGCAAAATGTTTATATTTTACTCAATAAGCCAAAAGGATATGTAAGCACCACGAGCGATGAACTTGGCAGAAAAACTATATTTGACCTTATTGGATCAACTACTGCAAAACGCTTATATCCTGTTGGAAGGCTTGATAAAGATACTACTGGCTTAATTATCATAACAAACGATGGGCAACTGACACAAAAACTCGCTCATCCTAAATTTGAAATACAAAAAACTTATTTAGCAACTCTTGATAAGCCATTATCACATGAAGATTTCCAACGTATTAGACAGGGCATAAAATTAGTTGATGGTTTTATTCGCGTTGATTCTATAGCATATGCAAATATCAAAAATAAGAAAAAAGTTAAAGTTAAATTACATAGCGGAAAAAAAAGAGTTATCCGTAGAATTTTTCAGCTCTTAGACTATCAAGTCACCGAACTTGATCGTGTCCAATTTGCTGGCCTAACCAAAAAAAATCTTAAAAAAGGTTCTTGGCGTTATTTAACGGCAGAAGAAGTTAAGCAGTTAAATAAATTTAATGAGTAAAATATTTATATCCAAGCCAAAAAGCATATCCTGCAAAACAAGTTAATCCTATCTTTACGCCGATTTTACAAAGATTTTTTTTTACTTTTATTAATGAACTAAGCTGTTCCTGAATATCTGGAGAAAAACTATTATATATTTCCAATAAATCAGTATCGTTATGTTCAATAGTAAGCCCATTATTCTGACATGCCGCATAAATGAGTTGTGCTTGCGGCAATGAACAGATTTCAGCTAATTTTTTTGAAAAATTCATATCCCACAGTATTATCGTTTTATCATCAGAAGCTGAAACAAATATTGTGCTATTATGATTAAAGCATATCGAATTAACCCAGTCTGTATGACCATTCAGTGTATGAAGCTGTTGGCCTGTTTTTGCATCCCACAGTGTTACGGTTTTATCTTTAGATGCTGAAGCAAGTATTGAGCCATTATGGTTAAAGCATACTGAAGTAACTCTGCTTGTATGACCATTCAGTCTATGAAGCTGCTTACCCGTCTTTGTGTCCCACAAAATTACCTCTTTACCACCAGATGCTGAAATAATGGTACTATCATGATTAAAGCATATTGACTTAACCTGATCTAAATAATCATTAAGGTATTCAAGCGCATGAAGCCTTTTACCTGTTTTTACATCCCTCAGAATTATGGTACTATCCCT includes these proteins:
- a CDS encoding phosphomannomutase/phosphoglucomutase — translated: MVDHIFRQYDIRGKVGSELYIKEVYDLVRAIACYFKNQNPNVKKIAVGADGRIHSPEIKEEVCRALQDSGIDVIFVGTCPTPVVYFSLFNLPVDGGLMITASHNGKEYNGIKICLGKDSVWGTQIQEIKHLYKQKKFCASTNVGNYTEYDVIAEYTDWLVNHFQHLVGMPLSVIIDCGNGAAGTVMPSLIKKMEWPNVSLLFEEVDGNYPNHEADPIIEKNMQAVKAAMLSENFQIGLGFDGDCDRMAPVTESGQLVSGDKLLALFAQEIIKKNSKAKIVFDIKCSSALSDLINQWGGKPCISASGHSIIKDQLKKQDALLAGELSCHFFFKDRYFGYDDGIYAALRLFELLQDSQKSLDELLTIFPQKYATPEIRIACPQEKMDEIVDSVKEYFAKDVQAEVITIDGIRVAMQHGWGLVRSSNTQPVICLRFESDSADGLNLLKKDFLQALTPYFTKEELYKELYQ
- a CDS encoding pseudouridine synthase; amino-acid sequence: MHLNHYIAQAGICSRRKAVDLIKEKKISVNNQIITNPSYQVKENDIVKYQKKVISAQQNVYILLNKPKGYVSTTSDELGRKTIFDLIGSTTAKRLYPVGRLDKDTTGLIIITNDGQLTQKLAHPKFEIQKTYLATLDKPLSHEDFQRIRQGIKLVDGFIRVDSIAYANIKNKKKVKVKLHSGKKRVIRRIFQLLDYQVTELDRVQFAGLTKKNLKKGSWRYLTAEEVKQLNKFNE